In Aquimarina spinulae, a single window of DNA contains:
- a CDS encoding helix-turn-helix domain-containing protein: MKWIGLLIILTFYIPSLHATCQLQTEQKIVDADSLKSKTLRELTIEFWKGKDLDSVYKRKLADTYISKAKKQINNERIADGYQMFLSIYKKQPEISLQYADSIIEITKKLRNNHYPSTGYMIKGNILSTIEQHDKALEAYLVAKEYAERNNNKRQLIGLKHNIALLKTILGKEKEALLVYKENYSYLLKQDSVMKRSQIYIATLYKLSDSYNRLKHYDSAYFYLKKGITASLSGTYRHHYPNLLFAYGINSYYREEYQSAIDSLDKALILSEEDVNDVNVRKGYLYLGKTYLQLKEERKALKYLKKVDEITNESNYRLEIREAFTLLLDHYKKNKDQKNQLEIMKKLLRYENASSIKYSQLNHSIVKKYDIPQLIKDKDHLISEIRNNNKVLTYKSIAFSVFLIIIVSSLYIYFSKKRKNNYKIQLNRELEKVKVLENKERKIVKSSKAFSTKLKKEILEKLNDFEDNKGYLKNDLTLNKVSKNLKTNSTYLSKVINMEKKKNFANYINDLRIEYCIQQIEQNKNFKRYSIRSMAKEVGFNNLQSFVTAFSKRKGCNPAEFMKRYAN; the protein is encoded by the coding sequence ATGAAATGGATCGGTTTATTGATAATATTAACATTTTATATCCCTTCATTACACGCAACATGCCAATTACAAACCGAACAGAAAATTGTTGATGCAGATTCATTAAAGAGTAAAACATTAAGAGAATTAACAATTGAGTTTTGGAAAGGGAAAGACCTCGATTCTGTTTATAAACGAAAACTTGCAGATACTTATATTTCTAAAGCGAAAAAACAGATTAATAATGAGAGGATAGCAGATGGATATCAAATGTTTCTTTCTATCTACAAAAAACAGCCTGAAATATCATTGCAGTATGCAGATTCTATAATTGAAATAACAAAAAAGTTACGAAATAATCATTATCCTTCTACAGGATATATGATAAAAGGAAATATATTAAGTACAATAGAACAGCACGATAAAGCATTAGAAGCATATTTAGTTGCTAAAGAATATGCAGAAAGGAATAACAATAAACGACAGTTAATTGGTTTAAAACATAACATTGCATTGTTAAAAACCATCCTGGGAAAAGAGAAAGAAGCACTACTGGTATATAAAGAAAATTATAGTTACTTACTAAAACAAGATAGTGTTATGAAGCGTAGTCAGATTTATATAGCTACGTTGTATAAATTGTCTGATAGTTATAATCGACTTAAGCACTATGATTCGGCATACTTTTATCTTAAAAAAGGAATAACAGCTAGTCTGTCTGGTACTTATAGGCATCATTACCCAAATCTTTTATTTGCTTACGGAATCAATAGTTATTATAGGGAAGAATACCAATCGGCTATTGATAGTTTGGATAAAGCATTGATTTTATCAGAAGAAGATGTCAATGATGTAAATGTAAGAAAAGGATATCTGTATTTGGGGAAAACCTATTTGCAACTAAAAGAAGAGCGAAAAGCATTGAAATATTTAAAGAAAGTAGATGAAATTACTAATGAGTCAAACTATAGATTAGAAATAAGAGAAGCGTTTACATTATTGCTTGATCACTATAAAAAGAATAAAGATCAAAAGAATCAGTTAGAAATAATGAAAAAACTGTTACGGTATGAAAACGCCTCTAGTATAAAATATAGCCAATTAAATCATTCTATTGTAAAAAAGTACGATATACCACAGTTGATAAAAGATAAAGATCACTTGATAAGTGAAATTAGAAATAACAATAAAGTTTTAACTTATAAGTCAATAGCGTTTAGTGTCTTTTTGATCATAATTGTAAGTTCTTTATATATCTATTTTTCGAAGAAAAGAAAAAATAATTATAAAATTCAATTAAATAGGGAATTAGAGAAGGTTAAAGTTTTAGAGAATAAAGAGAGGAAGATTGTGAAGTCAAGTAAGGCTTTTTCAACTAAATTGAAAAAAGAAATACTTGAGAAGTTGAACGATTTTGAAGATAATAAAGGATATTTAAAAAACGATCTTACTTTAAATAAAGTTTCGAAAAACTTAAAAACAAATTCTACTTATTTGTCTAAGGTGATTAACATGGAGAAGAAAAAGAATTTTGCAAATTATATTAATGATTTAAGAATTGAATATTGCATACAACAGATAGAACAAAATAAAAATTTTAAACGCTACTCGATCAGGTCAATGGCAAAAGAAGTTGGTTTTAATAATTTACAATCTTTTGTCACAGCTTTTTCTAAACGAAAAGGATGTAATCCTGCAGAGTTTATGAAAAGATACGCTAATTAG
- a CDS encoding sugar phosphate nucleotidyltransferase: MHENLIILAGGASSRMKKAIKTELNTDLTTQANTRSKSLISIDASGRPVMDYLLYNAKQAGYKHIFIVIGEKENLIKEFYGNNLKGNSFYGLTINYAIQYIPKDREKPFGTADAVHQAITQYPELNTTTYTVCNSDNLYSEVALKALRCTDHANAFVSYDRDALQFSLQRIARFALVSLDEEGFLKDIIEKPSIEDSELYKDGSGKLRVSMNIFKFDGAMFKGYVVNCPVNEKRNEKELPTALLDMVKEHPTSVIGIPISEHVPDLTSKEDITILKEYIEIHYVDMDWNR, from the coding sequence ATGCATGAAAATTTAATCATTTTGGCAGGAGGAGCATCTTCGAGAATGAAAAAGGCAATAAAAACCGAATTAAATACTGATTTGACAACACAAGCTAATACGCGATCAAAATCTCTTATTAGTATAGATGCAAGTGGGAGACCTGTAATGGACTATCTTTTATATAACGCTAAACAGGCAGGGTATAAACATATATTCATTGTTATCGGAGAAAAAGAAAACCTGATAAAGGAGTTCTATGGGAATAATCTTAAGGGAAATAGTTTTTATGGCCTCACTATTAATTATGCAATACAATATATTCCTAAAGATAGAGAAAAACCTTTTGGGACCGCAGATGCTGTTCATCAGGCAATTACACAATATCCAGAATTGAATACTACGACCTATACCGTTTGTAACAGTGATAATCTGTATTCTGAGGTTGCTTTAAAGGCTTTACGCTGTACAGATCATGCAAATGCTTTTGTGAGTTATGATAGAGATGCATTACAGTTTAGTTTACAACGTATAGCTCGGTTTGCTCTGGTGTCTTTGGATGAAGAAGGATTTTTGAAGGATATTATTGAAAAACCTTCGATCGAAGACAGTGAACTCTATAAAGATGGATCTGGTAAACTTAGAGTAAGTATGAATATTTTTAAGTTTGATGGAGCAATGTTTAAGGGGTATGTAGTGAATTGCCCAGTTAATGAAAAAAGGAATGAAAAAGAACTTCCCACAGCACTATTAGATATGGTAAAAGAACACCCTACATCGGTAATTGGGATACCGATATCAGAACATGTACCAGATCTAACATCAAAGGAAGATATTACTATTCTTAAAGAATATATAGAGATACACTATGTTGATATGGATTGGAACCGATAA
- a CDS encoding galactokinase family protein — protein MKAILKKINIVSPGRTCLFGDHQDYLGLPVIACAIDKYITLNAIENMTTLFKIKLPDIGKEREILIGEKFEQIKHRDYFASSLRVLRRYGCIPDQGYDIEIKGDLPLNAGVSSSSALIVAWIRFLLEAFGANQEVTPILVSRIAYEAEVLEHNEPGGLMDQYSIGLGGVLFIDTSEKTSYERIQNTVPGLIVGESGVKKETIGTLGDRKEKALKAIEYVTLKKPDFSIKSTLPEEYNEYEKYIPSDLKPYFFAALKNHSITLEALQEFKKEVPNMKYLGDLMNQHHHILKDILKITVPVIDKMVDSAIEAGAYGVKIVGSGGGGSIVAIAPKDKEQEVVEAIKREGKTAYIVNVDSGARVV, from the coding sequence TTGAAAGCAATTTTGAAAAAAATAAATATAGTATCTCCGGGAAGAACTTGCTTGTTTGGAGATCATCAGGATTATCTTGGATTGCCCGTTATTGCATGTGCGATAGATAAATATATCACACTAAATGCTATTGAAAATATGACCACTCTTTTCAAGATAAAATTACCGGATATCGGAAAAGAGAGGGAGATTCTTATAGGTGAAAAATTTGAGCAGATCAAGCACAGAGATTATTTTGCTTCATCTCTTAGAGTGCTAAGACGATATGGCTGCATCCCAGATCAAGGTTATGATATAGAGATAAAAGGAGATTTACCACTTAATGCGGGAGTCTCAAGTTCTTCTGCACTAATAGTAGCATGGATAAGATTTCTGTTAGAAGCATTTGGTGCAAACCAGGAAGTAACCCCAATACTGGTTTCAAGAATAGCTTATGAAGCCGAAGTTCTGGAACATAATGAACCTGGAGGATTGATGGATCAATATTCAATTGGCTTGGGAGGAGTTTTGTTTATCGATACCAGTGAGAAAACATCTTATGAAAGGATACAGAATACGGTACCGGGATTAATTGTAGGTGAATCCGGAGTGAAAAAAGAAACCATAGGTACGCTGGGAGATCGAAAAGAAAAAGCACTTAAAGCTATAGAATACGTGACGCTAAAAAAACCTGATTTCAGTATAAAATCTACTTTACCGGAAGAGTATAACGAATATGAAAAATATATTCCATCTGATTTGAAACCTTATTTCTTTGCGGCTCTAAAAAATCATTCTATAACGCTTGAAGCTTTACAAGAATTTAAAAAGGAAGTTCCGAATATGAAGTATTTAGGAGATTTAATGAATCAACACCATCATATTCTAAAAGATATCCTTAAAATAACAGTTCCTGTAATAGATAAAATGGTAGATAGTGCAATAGAAGCTGGGGCCTATGGAGTTAAGATTGTTGGATCAGGTGGAGGAGGTAGTATTGTGGCTATAGCTCCAAAAGATAAGGAGCAGGAAGTTGTAGAAGCTATTAAACGAGAAGGTAAAACAGCTTATATTGTAAATGTAGACTCTGGGGCAAGAGTTGTTTAA
- a CDS encoding Gfo/Idh/MocA family protein translates to MNTHKSRRNFIKKTAIAGAGISVLPNLTFGNKGYSQKEKLKLGLIGVGLRGTNHLRNVLLRDDVLVTAICDIDQTRIDLSLEAINKAGKTKPKVFSKNEYDYRNLLNLEDVDAVIISTPWLWHAKMAKDSMTAGKYTGLEVSAANTLEECWDLVNTHEATGAHLMILENVNYRRDVMAVLNMVRQNVFGELVHFRCGYQHDLRFVKLNDGKTAYGKGVEFGEKGISESKWRTQHSVARNADVYPTHGVGPMATMCNINRGNRFSSITSNATKSIGLHNYIVKNGGENHPNAKVKFKQGDVITSTIETTMGETIIVTHDCNLPRPYSLGFRVQGANGLWEVDGNRIYIEGKSESHKWDQADEWLAKYDHPLWKKYGEHAMGAGHGGMDFFVINAFVESAKQNIAPPLDVYDAAAWSAITPLSEVSIENNGEPQDFPDFTRGLWLKRKPYNWIKDTY, encoded by the coding sequence ATGAATACACACAAGTCTAGACGAAATTTTATTAAAAAAACAGCAATAGCAGGGGCTGGTATTTCTGTACTACCTAACTTAACTTTCGGAAATAAGGGATATAGTCAAAAAGAAAAACTTAAATTGGGATTAATTGGTGTTGGTCTAAGAGGAACAAATCATTTAAGAAATGTTCTTTTAAGAGATGATGTGTTAGTAACAGCAATTTGTGATATTGATCAGACTCGGATAGATCTTTCTTTAGAAGCAATCAATAAAGCAGGGAAAACTAAACCAAAAGTATTTAGCAAAAATGAGTATGATTACAGAAATCTGCTAAACCTAGAGGATGTAGATGCTGTGATTATATCTACTCCCTGGTTATGGCATGCAAAGATGGCCAAAGATTCGATGACAGCTGGTAAATATACTGGTCTTGAAGTTTCTGCTGCAAATACTCTTGAAGAATGTTGGGATTTGGTAAATACCCATGAAGCTACCGGTGCACATCTTATGATTTTAGAAAACGTTAATTATAGACGTGATGTTATGGCAGTCTTAAATATGGTTAGACAAAATGTGTTTGGAGAGTTGGTACATTTTAGATGTGGATATCAACATGATCTGAGATTTGTAAAACTAAATGATGGAAAAACTGCATATGGAAAAGGAGTAGAGTTTGGTGAAAAAGGCATTTCTGAATCAAAATGGAGAACACAGCACTCGGTAGCAAGAAATGCAGATGTATATCCAACTCATGGTGTAGGTCCTATGGCTACAATGTGTAATATTAATAGAGGTAATCGCTTTTCATCAATTACTTCTAATGCAACAAAAAGTATAGGTTTACACAATTATATTGTAAAAAATGGAGGAGAAAACCATCCAAATGCAAAAGTTAAGTTTAAACAAGGGGATGTTATTACTTCGACCATTGAGACTACAATGGGAGAAACCATCATAGTTACTCATGATTGTAACTTGCCTCGTCCTTATTCATTAGGATTTAGAGTTCAGGGAGCCAATGGATTATGGGAGGTTGATGGAAATAGAATATATATAGAAGGAAAATCAGAATCGCATAAATGGGATCAGGCAGATGAATGGCTGGCAAAATATGACCATCCTTTATGGAAAAAATATGGAGAACATGCGATGGGCGCTGGTCATGGCGGGATGGATTTTTTTGTTATTAATGCTTTTGTAGAATCTGCAAAACAAAATATAGCACCACCATTAGATGTGTATGATGCGGCTGCATGGAGTGCAATTACACCGCTATCAGAAGTTTCTATAGAGAATAACGGCGAACCACAGGATTTTCCGGATTTTACAAGAGGATTGTGGCTCAAAAGAAAACCTTACAACTGGATTAAGGATACCTACTAA